In Plasmodium chabaudi chabaudi strain AS genome assembly, chromosome: 9, the sequence CATGTAATAACCGAGtccatttttatagaaAGCATAGAAAAGGGTAAAAACAATTACACTACTTTATaagatattatttttgtatatttttatttattttttccaaaatCGCATGTACagtcatattttttacacaaATTTTGGTCAATCTACCCATTATCTGGCGTTTTATATTAACTtgttcataaatttttaagtttACATTAACAAATCATgcaaaaatgtaaatattcattccatattttattcccCGTACAGGCAAAAAgagtataatttttacttACCAAAAACTCATTAGCACAGTTGCAACAACGCTAGGaccatttttttgtctgattttattttattggtATAGCGATAAGTGGaatattacaaatatttttatcatattccAATTTTCGATATTAACAATCCTTCCTCAAACAATTATAAGTTTTCTTTGGACGAATAATACTGTTACCACATCACCAAAACCAGAAGAAATAAGTTTACTAACCAAGAAAACGGAAAAACCAAATTTATTGTGGTTGAAATCAAACCATGTCCcttatattgtttttgtatcacatattattactttGGCAGGGGCAGGTACTATTTTGccctaaaaatatatccatatatgtgtgtgcatgaatattattttacatcCCCTttcaatttctttttcttcattacAGGAATGACATTTAAGtacttttcattatttttaaattccgAGTATAAAGTATCCCCCATTTTAATGTGTGTTCTCAATATTGTCATCCCCATTCtcttaacattttttacttaTCGTAAGTTTAAACAAattcacaatttttatatacactacaaaacatatttttatttgccaCATtcctatattattttttctcccATTTTTAGTCGCCCAAAAATTGTCAAAATCGTTAGGAAGAGCACAAGTTTCGCTATTTTTCACAACTATTGGTTTTATGtaattatttcaaaaaattaaataaaacaattcaGTATCtgcaaattataatattttattatgtatcaaatatattatatacatccATAAACTTTTATTTCAATCAGGCTGCTTTGTTCTCTTCTCtatatcaaaaattatcaaGATGTTCTCAAAGTTCATGTTTTTAGGTAATTACACatgctattttatttatgttttcaaCCAAATAATGGGatctatataataaaatcttATTCacgattattattaatatgctttttttgtttttataggAGTGTGTTTCAAAATTGTACGAATTCAATCGATAAAAGTATTCTCTACGATTTCATCGATACTAATAGGCATACAGGTTTGTTTAATAAACAATAGACCATTCTGctttccattatttttattctataGCATACgcatgcatatttttacttttacttttcaactttttttaGGGCGATGGATGGGTATACAaagtttatattatttagtaTGGTCAATTAGCGCATATTTcggtaaaaaaatatataacttaaaacatattacatatttgcCAGTTTGCTagtttactatttttattttgattaaatattttatcaatcACATTATTTCAACTTTCAGGAGGTTGGCTATCCGATATATCCTCATACAGAAAcacatttaaaataacgagtaataattttaatctCAATTTTATGCTACCCTAATTGCTTATTTCAacacattatatatatataattttttttttacatttcaGCATATTTCTATTTGTTATcactaataatatattcccCACTATTGTGGCTTGTCCCAGTTAAAGAAACAGCATAAAATAGTTGAgcaaaaatgaaacaaaGACATTGCTCTCTTATTTGAAATAAGTAAATAGCCAAATTTAAATACACTACAACCACAAAATTAAGCTAAAACTTATTCCTTCAAAAAATgtgatattatttattcataaaatttgtttgcTAATATGAAGCTTGTTATACactttaatttgttttctaCAATATACTAACAcaaatatatcttttaaatatacacacacacatatatatatgcatatacatgTGTGAATAGTTTTATTGtcataatgaatatatatgctaatAGCTAAagtattcatatatttaaatgttgtctttttttaatttctctatattcacatataattaacaaagttcataatatttaatactaTACATTtcgtatttttaattttaaagcgttacatttttttttacctttttttatttcttattaTGTCTACTAGCtctttcataattttattcctTGTTAATCCTTTtgtcataattattattaaaattttttaatggctaattatttttaattttttttactttatttattgcattatttttataaaaaacatacatttttatatctgaACAAGTTTaattgttttgttttttaaaaacaaaaatgatgatataaaaaatgaaatatcaaaatttatcaaaaaaaaagaaaattgtatattttcttcaaacAATATGCCCCTATTTCTACACCTTTCTATCTTACAATACCACTATCTCTATATCCGTAAcctttaataaaaaataattaaccTCAATAAGAGTATACAACACCACACCTTTTGTGGGTTGTATGAATTGTTTTATTCGaaaaatagttatattcataaaataaaggaacaaaagatataaagaataagctaaatatattttcatttaatagaATTTTcccatttaaaattattttttacaacaaTATGGTATGGATACCATACacacataaaatatattcatttgatTGCAGTCTTATTATATCACCATGATAATTACAATCATATATctgtgaatatatattttatttatgtttaacACAACGATAACtgcataaataataatgttataagaatgattttttaaatatttccctgtttatttctcttttaaatttaatccTTATAAAAGTTATGAACaagcaatattttttgggtGTCTATAGCcaataatatagatatgttcatatttttttgaccaaaatcgaaaaatattaatttatcgctgtttctttttttttctatgcAACATTTTGGtgatcatcattttttcattccATTTTCGTgcgtttttattttattccatATATGGAAATACAATTTGtggtatatataatcatatatttttattaatttttcctatcttttcgtttttttttaattctattTTTCGTTAAATGTGAAATAAATCATTCTTATCCTCAAACTTATATATGCCAGATTATAAAGTACCTGACTggtcatatatttttaatacattatggtagcattttttttaagtgcAAAATGGGGGAATGCTACCATACCCCTTGCACAAATAActttcgaaaaaaaaataggatCAAAGTAACATTTTCAAAACATACTTTTGgaatttttgtttcttttaaattcaaaataaataattctcagaatttaaaaaaatatatataaataatagtaataaaataatttgtgaAAATAGGTGCAgctaattttgttttacatgtctatatacacatatttttatttcctattATTTATTGCCACCACATAATTTAGTCGTGTCTACAGAATAGATgccaattaaaaaaatataaataatgcatcaaaaattaatacaaaacaatatgttcatttgttttttttttctaattataagtattttatatgtacatgCTATCTACCcaattatatgcatatgacTCTTTAGcacataatatacataattctTCCATGTGTGCAGTGATAAATATTCTATTTATAGTTtgctttatatatttttaaatttatatttcccATTATaatctttaatttttttgtaattcaTAAATATCTCCCCCTCCAAATACTTTCATACGACTATTTCAAAACTATGCATATTTACAATATCATTGCCACATTCATCAtactatatttatgaatactgataatatatgtagCATGCACATAAagatatatcatttatattcattttattactattatttatatcatatattcatgtctatttttttttctaaataccttatatatttttttgaaagtatatatttgttccATACTATTTGAGCTTTagtttatacatttttgtcTACCATtcatttctatattttatattatttattaagtaTACTCActattgtataaaaaatttataaataaatatgcagaCAGAAAATAAACTTATGTATACTCGTAACAACCTTGCATAAACCTTTTGTTGTTTCCTTCCCATCTTTATCTCTCATACAAATATACGAAATTTAGAAAcattttccattatttcatttattttgttagcaaacattatttatcaaatataaattgcATATCCTCGTATTGTCACTATCTATGCACTTCATTCCATTCCTACATTATTCGGTTTTTTGCATAACtatgttttattacatatttcaCCACTTTTTGAATCTTAAGACAGTTCATGAATacatacatttatttttataaattttttaatcgACAAAATTATACTCTTTAAGTGCTACCATGTTATGTCTATCCTTTCTAAAGTTTATTCTACCCCTTTGTCCatctttcatttttttatactataataatataacttatacataacattattttgttcgttttttttcataaatacatatgcatattcataacactatttaattatatacttGGGTAaagcataaaatataggaTTCGCtagaataattttttttttttaatatataataaatttaaatatgttttgatagtcgtttttttaaaatattattttaatacattatatataacattttaagatatgcataaataattaatttttaaattttattacattcTTAGtcgaataaatattttttttacacccCAATATATTCCTGAGCACATACATTGCCATGCTTCTTCATttctattttaatatatatccatgtttttaaaatatgtttgtGAAAGCTTTACTAAAAATTGTAGACACATATATGCGTGTAAAAAATAGACAGGCTTTAAATCGTACTTACTAAGtataatatcattttcatatgaTTCGTTTGATCAATTTTACTTTCCCTTTTAAATAACTTtcctttaatttttgtatatatttacacatttgtacacatatatataatcttaattcttattttttaacttaaaaatttgtcacttgttttattatcattcatGCATAGGCTTTCAACTTATATCCTATACAAAAGACAAGTAGGAAAATAATAGACCCCCCAAAAGAAgcttatcaaaaaaaagcCATATTAATATCTACACGCATATCCGTTTTGTTAATTCTCTAcatctttaattttttagtaaAGTAATAAGTATGATCTAATTTATAATGCCATCATCAAACGTATCAAGACGAAACTTTTCAATGTTTGAcaatttgaaatatatacttatcCGCTCAAGGTAGTATGATCTCGTAATTGGCATAATCGTCTAACAATCTGCTTTTCTATTATTCTTGCCCAAactaataacaaaatactGCAGTCATTTtgtaataaacaaataaagagaaagaaaaagaaaaggaaaaagaaaaatatatatttcccaGACTGTTTTGTAACATACACTATATTAGTGTATGGGATATAAATTTGGATATACAAAATGCTGAGCAATATTAATaagaatgaaaatattggaaacataaataaaaaaattaaaaggctagttaatgaaaaaatagaagactattttgttattaaaaatttcttACCAATATGCGAAGAATTcttattgaaaaattacAAGCACTTGTTCGaagattttataaataaacgaGATGGAAACAAATACGATAATAATAGCACAACCGAAGTAAAGAAAGAGAATACGCATCAAAATTTTAGACACAATGACAACCAAATTCAAGTCAAACaatatgcaaatataaaCACTGCTACACCAtcaaagaaaagaaaaaagtcTTACGAAACAGACACACAAGATAGTACTACAAATaatccaaaaaaaaataaatataaaagaaaacgagagaaatattattcaaataaatttaatctatatcaatattatgcacaaataagtaaaaaaagtttaaaaGAAATCGAATTACCATTTGATCGAGCTGTTTTACTAAATGCTATcgataaacaaaataatattaaaaaaattataaaaattataaataaaaaaaaagcattAAGTGCTTTTGGTGAAGCATGGGAAAATATGATAGAGTATATTCTATCAATAAAccaacataaaaatttgatgaaaatatatgatatatatgatgatggtaaaaatttttatttaattatggAAAAGCTGAGAGGAAAAGAATTATTCACATTTttagtatataaaaaacaagtcaaagaaaatgtatgtaaatatataatgctaCAAATATTACAAGCTGTTAATTATTTACACTATCACAATATCATCCATCGAGATATTAAACCAGAAAATCTTATGTttcgaaataaaaaaagaaaagataaaaattatgaatataattatgaacTAGTATTAATAGATTATGACACTTGCCAGTTCATCAAACCACAAACTTATTTGAATCTCTTCCCCAACAATAGTCAGCATTATAAGAATGATACCCCCAAAAGTGACTATAGAACAAATTGCCACACACAATATGTCCCCATAAAAGGGGAACCAAAGACAAGTCCCATCAATCAAATTTCCCACTTTTGCGAAACCAAAGGTACCATTCATAAGTCACCAAAAATTGATAGACATGAAAATCAGGTCGAACAGATTGACAAACATAATAGAAAATCTTTCGAATGGGAAATGTACAAAAAACGGAATTTAGAAATTggtgagaaaaaaaaagaaactgAAATAAAGACAGtacaaaataatggaaGTACAAATGATATATCTCCAAGCAAATCGAAGCATGTCAAACTGGTTGGCACATATGGATATATAGCCCCTGAAATTATCAAAGGATTAAATTATTCTATATCTTCAGATATTTGGTCAATCGGaattatattgtatatactAATCACAGGAGTTACACCACTTCCTATGTGTCTTATGATTAATTATAGGAAtacaaaagaaatattaatgaaaaaagaaaagaaaggAATCAATTTTAATCTATtatcttttaataattatccATTAGCTAAAGATTTATGTCaacaatttttacaatttgaTCCCACAAaacgaattaaaaatactatCATTGCTTCTTACCATCCATGGTTAAGATTCTTTAATGTttcaaacaaaatttatataactaACACATATAGACATagtaatttatataatacattatcattttactcaaacaaaatttataaatataataaatatccaataaatgataatcaaaataattataatataattttaaaaccCTCTTTTCCCTTCAATAAAATTACATACTCTATATCTGAAATTATTCCTGAATCGATTTTTACAAAAGAAAATCAATATGCTATCCCACTTAAATATGCAATACCAATTCAGTacgaaacaaataatactatatatccaattgtttttcataacaattttaatttacatCCTCAAAACCGGTTTGAAGACCCAAATCCGTTTGAAGAACCAAAGCAGTTTGAAGACCCAAAACAGTTTGACGGAccaaaacattttattattcaccATAATTTAGATATGCTCAATTCGTTAAGAGATGCAAAAGAAATCGCAGAGCAATCTCAATTACAAATGCAAGTACAAAAATCTCCAAgccaaatattatataatgacAAAAGCGATGAAACTGTTCTTCAAAACGTATCCCCAAAATATACTAACCTATTAATCTGTAAAAGTGACACAACCGAACCAGATAGCATTCACTACAACTTAAATAATACCACGCATGTTCCAAAAACAGCcaaaaattatcatttacCTACGGTTTgggaaaatgaaaacagtGTGACATTACATGATATGCCTcttaaaatggaaaaggacaatacttatataaataaattcaatTTTGAACATAATACAAATggatataaacattttatgcatttatttgaaaatataatagaaaataaaaaaaataatttatataactttTCTTCGATAAATAATAGTTCAATACCGTTTACCTACACAGACTATCCAAACAATATATCCATACACCCACTTCCTAGACcccatataaataataatgaaataaaatgtgaATGCCAAGCatctaataataataattatcatacatatatgaatgtatgtaatttaaaaatatgtcaaGCTCAAAATGGATCATCAAATTTTAAAGTCTCAAACCTAAGCACATCTCTACCATCCattgaaaacaaaaatgaaataaaacaaaaaaaaagcaaaataaatatatctgAACATACTGTGAATACATTGACCGACTGTCAAGtaattaacaaatataatgatataattcaaaattCACAAAATCAATCTaacattttgtatatacacGAAAATGTGGAAACAAGTAGATCAACCCAACAACATATGCAAAATGCATGTacaaacataaatattcaaaataacAATAGTTCAATTCCTACTATAGTACCTTATAAAGTTTCAGATAAAAATTCttgtcatatattttattctacaggtcatcaaaataatagtgaTATATCTGATTGTCCAATACATAATTGTAAcactaataaatattaccATTTAGACAatacaattataaataaatttaattattctcctattttttgtaaccatccatataaatataatataaataatttattttatatcaacaataaacattttcttattaataaatataataatttttataaaaatataataaaccaTGACCCTatatatttagaaaataatttaaattgcTCTAACCAGATAAATACTTATAACAATTCGAtcatacataaaaataatttcatttttgacAACTCAACAAATAATGAATCATATgattatattgtttttcaaaaaaacaacaaCATATATCCAGACCAAGACTatccaaataataattattgttgtatatatgcacataacaaattaaaaaaaaataataatacctATCCCTCCTATATCATTAACACAGTAAATCCTAATCAAGCTCAATCAAAAGAATTCAACTCATTGAATAGGTCGAAAAATGATACCCcttaagaaaataaaaacaaaatatcaAACGGAAAAAAATCCACACATACATCCTTATAGTTTTAAACATatcattattgttttttcttaCAAGGAATGTTAAACCAgtcttataaaatattttttttttcttttctatACTACTGATATATGAAAAGGAACTTATTTTAATCCGCCCTAACCAACCGTAATCAGTGtattactttatttttacacacattcataaaatatgagtgtaataaaattttccaaCTAATTTATGTACATATCTGTTGGTCATTAAATATCCAGTTTTACATACTAACAAAAGGTATGCCATTTAAAactgttatttttattttacacttttttgttgtttgcattatattttccttttaataatttgttttatcaca encodes:
- a CDS encoding calcium/calmodulin-dependent protein kinase, putative, with product MLSNINKNENIGNINKKIKRLVNEKIEDYFVIKNFLPICEEFLLKNYKHLFEDFINKRDGNKYDNNSTTEVKKENTHQNFRHNDNQIQVKQYANINTATPSKKRKKSYETDTQDSTTNNPKKNKYKRKREKYYSNKFNLYQYYAQISKKSLKEIELPFDRAVLLNAIDKQNNIKKIIKIINKKKALSAFGEAWENMIEYILSINQHKNLMKIYDIYDDGKNFYLIMEKLRGKELFTFLVYKKQVKENVCKYIMLQILQAVNYLHYHNIIHRDIKPENLMFRNKKRKDKNYEYNYELVLIDYDTCQFIKPQTYLNLFPNNSQHYKNDTPKSDYRTNCHTQYVPIKGEPKTSPINQISHFCETKGTIHKSPKIDRHENQVEQIDKHNRKSFEWEMYKKRNLEIGEKKKETEIKTVQNNGSTNDISPSKSKHVKLVGTYGYIAPEIIKGLNYSISSDIWSIGIILYILITGVTPLPMCLMINYRNTKEILMKKEKKGINFNLLSFNNYPLAKDLCQQFLQFDPTKRIKNTIIASYHPWLRFFNVSNKIYITNTYRHSNLYNTLSFYSNKIYKYNKYPINDNQNNYNIILKPSFPFNKITYSISEIIPESIFTKENQYAIPLKYAIPIQYETNNTIYPIVFHNNFNLHPQNRFEDPNPFEEPKQFEDPKQFDGPKHFIIHHNLDMLNSLRDAKEIAEQSQLQMQVQKSPSQILYNDKSDETVLQNVSPKYTNLLICKSDTTEPDSIHYNLNNTTHVPKTAKNYHLPTVWENENSVTLHDMPLKMEKDNTYINKFNFEHNTNGYKHFMHLFENIIENKKNNLYNFSSINNSSIPFTYTDYPNNISIHPLPRPHINNNEIKCECQASNNNNYHTYMNVCNLKICQAQNGSSNFKVSNLSTSLPSIENKNEIKQKKSKINISEHTVNTLTDCQVINKYNDIIQNSQNQSNILYIHENVETSRSTQQHMQNACTNINIQNNNSSIPTIVPYKVSDKNSCHIFYSTGHQNNSDISDCPIHNCNTNKYYHLDNTIINKFNYSPIFCNHPYKYNINNLFYINNKHFLINKYNNFYKNIINHDPIYLENNLNCSNQINTYNNSIIHKNNFIFDNSTNNESYDYIVFQKNNNIYPDQDYPNNNYCCIYAHNKLKKNNNTYPSYIINTVNPNQAQSKEFNSLNRSKNDTP
- a CDS encoding metabolite/drug transporter, putative, which codes for MKKWIENQKWHINIILMFIHHFFDRINYSMRNTFLHDHYIFLKFKKNKIIGLLSIINSSVCLVISPLLGYYCDKHKKNRIRVLQFISVSYLLVNIIHYMFIRTNNLNLIILVTAISKTLQESSHVITESIFIESIEKGKKSIIFTYQKLISTVATTLGPFFCLILFYWYSDKWNITNIFIIFQFSILTILPQTIISFLWTNNTVTTSPKPEEISLLTKKTEKPNLLWLKSNHVPYIVFVSHIITLAGAGMTFKYFSLFLNSEYKVSPILMCVLNIVIPILLTFFTYLAQKLSKSLGRAQVSLFFTTIGFMLLCSLLYIKNYQDVLKVHVFRSVFQNCTNSIDKSILYDFIDTNRHTGRWMGIQSLYYLVWSISAYFGGWLSDISSYRNTFKITTYFYLLSLIIYSPLLWLVPVKETA